CTATGAAATCAAGTTTTTTCTCGGCAAAGACTAGTGCTAGTGAAGATGTTATTGTTGATTTTCCAACTCCTCCCTTACCACTTGCTACAACTATTTCTAGTCCTCCAATACTCATTTCTCAAGCACCTCCTTAGCAATGTATTCGTATATTTGATAAATGCTCTTGGAAACAATTGAGTCGGGTTTATATATAACAATTGGTTTTCCTTTAACATATGATTCGACAGCATCGACATGGTATGGTATTGTAAAATATGTTCTTACATTGTATTTCTTCATAGTCTCTATGTGCTTATCTGTTCTGCCCAGTCCATACCTGTTTATAACAACTATGGTTTCCAAGTTCATATCGCTTGTAACCTTCAATATGGATTCGAGATCATGTAGTCCCAGCGGAGTTGCTTCGGTTACAGCTATAACTTGATCTGAGCCTTGAAGCGCTATTGATATCTGGTTACCTGTTCCTGCCCCGGTATCCACAATCATTAGTTCATGATCAATATTTTTAGCTCTATTCTTAGTAGCAGCAACCGCTGGCGGAACATGTTCTTCTCCCTCCCTCAATATGCCTGTGACAAGTGTGAAGCTATGATTATGTATGGTGACTTTTGTTACATAGCTATAACCTAGTACGTGGTATCCCTTCAATATAGCATTGTAAGGGCATGCATAGTAGCATGCTTTACATCCACTACATAGTCTAGGGAATATTACTGGGAAACTATTTGGCGGCATAAGAATTGCTCCGGTATCGCATATTTTTGCGCATACACCGCATTTTGTACATTTCTTCGTATCTATGAATGGTAGGAATGCCTTGATTGGTTCTTCGTTTTCTAGTTTTTTTACTCCAAGTAATACATGATCGTTTGGGGCCTCTAGA
This is a stretch of genomic DNA from Staphylothermus hellenicus DSM 12710. It encodes these proteins:
- a CDS encoding P-loop NTPase, with translation MQRQITVTGGKGGTGKSFVATNLAVLLSDRYATVLADLDLEAPNDHVLLGVKKLENEEPIKAFLPFIDTKKCTKCGVCAKICDTGAILMPPNSFPVIFPRLCSGCKACYYACPYNAILKGYHVLGYSYVTKVTIHNHSFTLVTGILREGEEHVPPAVAATKNRAKNIDHELMIVDTGAGTGNQISIALQGSDQVIAVTEATPLGLHDLESILKVTSDMNLETIVVINRYGLGRTDKHIETMKKYNVRTYFTIPYHVDAVESYVKGKPIVIYKPDSIVSKSIYQIYEYIAKEVLEK